The DNA sequence GGTTGACACCCCTTCGGGGGCGCCATAGCTTCCCGTCCTGAATCGTTTCACTCTGTGGTCGATACGACCCGATGTCACAGGAGCCCCCACGTGACCGAGCTCGCCGCGGCGAAGGCCGCTCTCAAGACCCAGGCCGTCGAGACGCCGTCGTGGGCGTACGGGAACTCCGGGACCCGGTTCAAGGTGTTCGCGCAGCAGGGCGTCCCCCGCACTCCGCAGGAGAAGCTGGACGACGCGGCCCAGGTGCACGCGTTCACGGGGGTCGCGCCGACCGTGGCGCTGCACATCCCGTGGGACAAGGTCACCGACTACGCGGCCCTGGCCCAGCACGCCGAGGACCGGGGCGTGCGGCTCGGCGCGATCAACTCCAACACCTTCCAGGACGACGACTACCGGCTGGGCAGCATCTGCCACCCGGACGCCGCCGTGCGCCGGAAAGCCGTCGACCACCTGCTGGAGTGCGTCGACATCATGGACGCCACCGGTTCCAAGGACCTCAAGCTGTGGTTCGCCGACGGGACGAACTACCCCGGGCAGGACGACATCCGGGCGCGGCAGGACCGGCTCGCCGAAGGGCTCGCCGAGGTGTACGAGCGGCTCGGGGACGACCAGCGGATGCTGCTGGAGTACAAGTTCTTCGAGCCGGCGTTCTACACGACGGACGTGCCGGACTGGGGCACCGCCTACGCGCACTGCCTGAAGCTGGGCGAGAAGGCGCAGGTGGTCGTCGACACCGGTCACCACGCCCCGGGGACCAACATCGAGTTCATCGTGGCGACGCTGCTGCGCGAGGGGAAGCTCGGTGGGTTCGACTTCAACTCGCGGTTCTACGCGGACGACGACCTGATGGTCGGTGCCGCCGACCCGTTCCAGCTGTTCCGGATCATGTACGAGGTGATCCGCGGCGGCGGGTTCACTCCCGGCGTGGCGTTCATGCTCGACCAGTGCCACAACATCGAGGCGAAGATCCCGGCGATCATCCGTTCTGTCATGAACGTCCAGGAGGCCACGGCGAAGGCGCTGCTGGTCGACGGGGCGGCGCTGGCCGCGGCGCAGGCCGCCGGGGACGTCCTCGAGGCGAACGCCGTGCTGATGGACGCGTACAACACGGACGTGCGTCCGCTGCTGCGCGAGGTGCGGGAGGAGATGGGGCTGGACCCCGAGCCGCTTGTCGCCTACCGGCGGTCCGGGTGGGCGGAGAAGATCGTCGCCGAGCGGGTCGGTGGGGAGCAGGCGGGGTGGGGCGCGTAGGCGTCTGCCGGGTTTCCGTTCGTCACGGGCCGCGGGCCGGTTGTGGCTGGTCGCGCCCGCGCGGCGGTAGCCGCACATTCGACATGGCCCCGCGCCCCCAGGGATATGCACTCACTCTCTCTCACGTAAGGACTGGACGTTCATGGCCACCCATCCCGAAGCCGCCGCTCTGCTCGCTCGATCGCACCGGCTCGGCGCCGACCCCCGCAACACCAACTACGCCGGCGGCAACACCTCCGCCAAGGGCACCGGGACCGACCCCGTCACCGGGGGTGACGTGGAACTGATGTGGGTCAAGGGCTCCGGTGGCGACCTCGGGACGCTGACCGGGGCGGGGCTGGCCGCGCTGCGGCTGGACCGGCTGCGGGCGCTGACCGGCGTGTACCCGGGCGTCGAGCGCGAGGACGAGATGGTCGCCGCGTTCGACTACTGCCTGCACGGCAAGGGCGGCGCCGCCCCCTCGATCGACACCGCGATGCACGGCCTGGTCGACGCCGCGCACGTCGACCACCTCCACCCCGACTCCGGGATCGCGCTCGCCTGCGCGGCCGACGGGGAGAAGCTCACCGCCGAGTGCTTCGGCGACACCGTGGTGTGGGTGCCGTGGCGGCGGCCCGGCTTCCAGCTGGGCCTGGACATCGCCGCCGTGAAGGAGGCCAACCCGCAGGCCATCGGCTGTGTGCTCGGCGGGCACGGCATCACCGCGTGGGGCGACACCTCCGAGGAGTGCGAGCGCAACTCGCTGCACATCATCCGCACCGCCGAGCGGTTCCTCGCCGAGCGCGGCCGGCCGGAGCCCTTCGGGCCGGTGATCGACGGCTACCAGGCGCTGTCCGAGGACGAGCGCCGGGAGCGGGCCGCCGCCCTGGCGCCGTACGTGCGGGCCGTCGCCTCGCTGGACCGGCCGCAGGTCGGGCACTTCGACGACTCCGACGCCGTACTGGACTTCCTGGCCCGGGCCGAGCACCCGCGGCTGGCCGCGCTCGGCACCTCCTGCCCGGACCACTTCCTGCGCACCAAGGTCCGCCCGCTGGTCCTCGACCTGCCGCCGGCCGCCCCGCTGGACGAGGCGGTCGCCCGGCTGAAGGAGCTGCACGCGGCCTACCGCGAGGAGTACGCCGCCTACTACGCGCGGCACGCGGAGCCGGACTCCCCCGCGATGCGCGGTGCCGACCCGGCGATCGTGCTGGTGCCGGGCGTGGGCATGTTCAGCTTCGGCAAGGACAAGCAGACCGCGCGGGTGGCCGGCGAGTTCTACCTCAACGCGATCAACGTGATGCGCGGGGCGGAGGCGGTGTCCACGTACGCGCCGATCGAGGAGTCGGAGAAGTTCCGCATCGAGTACTGGGCGCTGGAGGAGGCCAAGCTCCAGCGGATGCCGAAGCCCAAGCCGCTCGCCACCCGGGTGGCGCTGGTGACCGGCGCGGGCAGCGGGATCGGCAGGGCGATCGCCCAGCGGCTGGTGGCCGAGGGCGCCTGTGTCGTGGTGGCCGACCTGAACGGGGAGAACGCCGCGCAGGTCGCCGAGGAGCTGGGCGGGCCCGACAAGGCCGTCGCGGTGACCGTCGACGTGACGTCGGAGGAGCAGATCGCGGACGCCTTCAAGGCCGCCGTGCTCGCCTTCGGCGGCGTGGACCTGGTGGTGAACAACGCCGGCATCTCGATCTCCAAGCCGCTCCTGGAGACGTCCGCGAAGGACTGGGACCTCCAGCACGACATCATGGCCCGCGGTTCCTTCCTCGTCTCGCGGGAGGCGGCCCGGGTGATGACCGCGCAGGAGCTGGGCGGGGACATCGTCTACATCGCGTCGAAGAACGCGGTGTTCGCCGGCCCGAACAACATCGCCTACTCGGCCACCAAGGCCGACCAGGCGCACCAGGTGCGCCTCCTCGCCGCCGAGCTGGGCGAGCACGGCATCCGCGTCAACGGCGTCAACCCGGACGGCGTGGTGCGCGGCTCCGGGATCTTCGCGGGCGGCTGGGGCGCCAAGCGCGCGGCCGTGTACGGGGTGCCGGAGGAGAAGCTGGGCGAGTTCTACGCCCAGCGGACGCTGCTCAAGCGCGAGGTGCTGCCCGAGCACGTGGCGAACGCCGTGTTCGCGCTGACCGGCGGCGACCTCACCCACACCACCGGACTGCACGTCCCGGTCGACGCCGGCGTCGCCGCCGCGTTCCTGCGATGAGCGCCGTGCAGTCCTACGCCGCGGTCGACCTCGGCGCGTCCAGCGGGCGCGTCATGGTCGGCCGCGTCGGCCCCGACAGCCTGGAGCTGACCGAGGCCCACCGCTTCCCCAACC is a window from the Streptomyces capillispiralis genome containing:
- the rhaI gene encoding L-rhamnose isomerase; protein product: MTELAAAKAALKTQAVETPSWAYGNSGTRFKVFAQQGVPRTPQEKLDDAAQVHAFTGVAPTVALHIPWDKVTDYAALAQHAEDRGVRLGAINSNTFQDDDYRLGSICHPDAAVRRKAVDHLLECVDIMDATGSKDLKLWFADGTNYPGQDDIRARQDRLAEGLAEVYERLGDDQRMLLEYKFFEPAFYTTDVPDWGTAYAHCLKLGEKAQVVVDTGHHAPGTNIEFIVATLLREGKLGGFDFNSRFYADDDLMVGAADPFQLFRIMYEVIRGGGFTPGVAFMLDQCHNIEAKIPAIIRSVMNVQEATAKALLVDGAALAAAQAAGDVLEANAVLMDAYNTDVRPLLREVREEMGLDPEPLVAYRRSGWAEKIVAERVGGEQAGWGA
- a CDS encoding bifunctional aldolase/short-chain dehydrogenase, which gives rise to MATHPEAAALLARSHRLGADPRNTNYAGGNTSAKGTGTDPVTGGDVELMWVKGSGGDLGTLTGAGLAALRLDRLRALTGVYPGVEREDEMVAAFDYCLHGKGGAAPSIDTAMHGLVDAAHVDHLHPDSGIALACAADGEKLTAECFGDTVVWVPWRRPGFQLGLDIAAVKEANPQAIGCVLGGHGITAWGDTSEECERNSLHIIRTAERFLAERGRPEPFGPVIDGYQALSEDERRERAAALAPYVRAVASLDRPQVGHFDDSDAVLDFLARAEHPRLAALGTSCPDHFLRTKVRPLVLDLPPAAPLDEAVARLKELHAAYREEYAAYYARHAEPDSPAMRGADPAIVLVPGVGMFSFGKDKQTARVAGEFYLNAINVMRGAEAVSTYAPIEESEKFRIEYWALEEAKLQRMPKPKPLATRVALVTGAGSGIGRAIAQRLVAEGACVVVADLNGENAAQVAEELGGPDKAVAVTVDVTSEEQIADAFKAAVLAFGGVDLVVNNAGISISKPLLETSAKDWDLQHDIMARGSFLVSREAARVMTAQELGGDIVYIASKNAVFAGPNNIAYSATKADQAHQVRLLAAELGEHGIRVNGVNPDGVVRGSGIFAGGWGAKRAAVYGVPEEKLGEFYAQRTLLKREVLPEHVANAVFALTGGDLTHTTGLHVPVDAGVAAAFLR